Genomic DNA from Alosa alosa isolate M-15738 ecotype Scorff River chromosome 6, AALO_Geno_1.1, whole genome shotgun sequence:
tatattgtttttgtaaaCTGGTTttgacaaaagcatctgccataTAACCATAACACTTTTCAAGGAGCTTCAAGCCTATAACAGCAACGGTGCATGTCCTAGCGTACTATTGCTTATTACAAGTAGATCTTGAATtacccctggggatcaataaagtatctatctatctatctatctatctagaatgtTTGTTGCTGTTTGCTAGCATACGTTACATGTTATATGATGTTACATCATAGGCCTACAAGAAAAGACTAAAACAGTCTTACTCGGTTACATTGTCAGTTGTTGCTAGCATACGAACATTAACTGTATAGCTTCTACAAAATCACCAAATAAAGAAAAAGATAAATTGCCTACCTAAACTTATGTTTAAGGTTAATGGAGTGCACTATATGGACCCTATTCACCTGAGCTGACGGAGTTTGTGTCTTCTGCGTTTTCATCCACGATTTAAAATCTGTACATGCTCTGCACGGTTTCTTCTTTGGCTCCTCCGTCTTTGCTTGCTCCGTGCCAGAAGTGTCATTAGCCGGTTTGCCTGACACATTGAATGGGAATCCTTGAAAAGTTCCTGCATTTTCGCCAGATGATCTGGATCCATACGGCGCAGCCATGTTTATGCTTGCATTGTGGGATTGATGCCCTAACAATTTCTGAAGGGCATATTCATTTATTTGAAGGAAAATGATTTGAAGTCCAAGACTTATGAAATTGTAAGTCTTTAGTAATAACGTGTATTTTATTACAGATTCACCATACAACTACGTGATAAATAGAGCGCAAACGAAATTACACAAAACAGTATCCTTCCTACTAGGAACCATTTCCAAAGTGAAATGCCACTTCTTTCTAGTCGGAAACCTTTGTAACCGGACCATGCACTTCCGGTTATTGACGTCATTTTCTCGGCATGCTGCAGACTTCGAGCAGAAAGTGTAAATAATACAATGTTCGGAATTTGTTATCATTTAGCTGAATGATTCAATGTACAATATAAGCTTAATAATTGGAATTGATTATCATAACCCCTCTTTTCTGCCTAATTAACGAATGTTATATTGGAAAAGTAGTTAACTTACGTTAgcgaagttaacgttagctgctgTACCTCTGCCACATCTCAACTTGCTATGTCAACGTTAGCTGTGTATAAAACAGTTCTGGAACGTTTTTCTTGCATCTAATCAGAATGTTTATCTTTTAGGAATCCAAGAAAATAGATCTTTAGAATCCAGAAATCATGGGGATACTCGAGAAAATAGCGGAAATCGAGAGAGAAATCTCTCGGACTCAAAAAAATAAAGGTAAGTACAACTAAAATATGAGTTTTACTAGGAACTAAAACATGGTATTGTGCAACCCGACTAGGGGTTTCAAACATAATATGCTCTAGACTGTTGCATGTCTTTTCACCGGATGAAATATTATTTTCCGCAGCTACCGAGTACCATCTAGGATTATTGAAGGCCAAGTTGGCCAAATACAGAGCTCAGCTTTTGGAACCTTCAAAATCTGCTGGAGCCAAAGGCGAAGGCTTTGATGTAATGAAATCTGGCGATGCCAGGGTAGCGCTGATTGGGTTTCCATCCGTGGGTAAGGTAAGTGAACCTGTCATTGTGACCACGTGAAATATCATTAAGGTGATCAGTGTGGTCATTATGAATGTATTGGACGTGTTTACATCACTCAATGTACATTTTTTTGCAGTCCACTTTCCTTAGCTTAATGACATCAACTGAAAGTGAAGCTGCATCATATGAGTTCACCACATTAACGTGCATCCCGGGTGTCATTACGGTAGGACTTGTGGAGTTTTCATTTGCACTTGCTACTTCCAGAAAGTATTTTAAGCGATTGCCGGCATTTGTGAAAAGGGGCTCATCCTATTTCTTTTGTCTCATCAGTACAAAGGTGCCAACATACAACTCTTGGATTTGCCTGGAATCATTGAGGGTGCTGCTCAGGGTATGTAGattcaacattacacacacacacacacacacacacacacacttattcttgATATTCACTCTTCTCTCACTGTCATTGGAGTCTGTTGGCATAAGTTTGCTGTCTTGTTCTGATAGGTAAGGGTAGAGGTCGGCAAGTCATCGCAGTGGCTCGAACAGCTGATGTTGTAATCATGATGCTGGATGCAACAAAAGGGGATGTCCAGAGGTGGGTAACGACTACAAGTTTTTTGTCATTATGTTAACGCACAGACAGTGCTCACTCACAGAGAAACAACAGAGGTTATCAAATGATAACATACACAGAGTGCTTCACCCATTCCCTCTAAAATGGATAGTTGCGCTCTTTGATTATCAGTGGCTCAATCGTGTTCAAATTGCGTTCCATTGCAAAACACTGCCAGTCACTGACCCCATCACATTCAATATTACTGTGCCACAAATTGGCGACCCTGGGTAGCCCCACAAAGCCATAGGTTCCAGTGTTGTTAGAGCACCTTAGGGGGCTTTTAGGCACTCCGCATTGTTGTTCTAAAATCACTGGAACCTATGGtgtctcggggcttattgctcaATGGTGCCAGGAGTCTAACTCTCCTGCAGGTCCACTAATAGGAGGCATAATCACAATCACAAATGTCTGCATCACTCCACCAACTTATGATAATGTAGAGAAGGAAGAGAATTAGTCACTGGTAATAGCCATGAGCTGCAACCTCATGACCAAAGGGCCAGGCTTTGAGATAATGCAGTTACAGGTTACATCCAACTATGGTTATGGTACCTTCCACCACAGTAACAGATGTTTTGTAAAGTCAGGTATTGAAGGCCTCAAACTGTATTTGACTGAGCCTTTTCTAGAGACTTGTATTCTTATCCTTGATCTTGTCTTATTACCATTCTAGGGTACTGCTGGAAAAGGAGTTGGAGTCTGTTGGCATAAGACTAAACACTTCAAAACCAAATATTTACTTCAAGGTACGTTAttctgttaaaggagaattccggtgtgattttgacctaaagtgtgttgaaacatgataccgagtgtgaacgtatgtctcctAGCTCGACTTTCGGCTTTTCGACGTAATTTTGTGGAAaagcatggattccagtttcttccagtagcagcaactggaatccatgcatttccacagaattatttttggaatctgatcccttatcatacctgttcatttatactcgtcgctcgacttatcatgactaaatttaagatggctgcaaacgctaaactctgtgaagatactgtctgtataaattgtcttgtaagtaaactaccagtgctttttcaaagttctcaatgtctcgttttaaatgtcaaggccctcggaagtctaccaatgaagtatggagctactttgagcctcgtaaatggtgtaaaacagtgatttatttgcatggctaggccgatgcccgaggcacccctatcgaaaaactgtttgtagcatcggctaactagcgccagatttctgagtgcaggggacaagccgagatgagctatgagacatacgttcacactcggtatcatgtttcaacacactttaggtcaatatcacaccggaattctcctttaatgcatGACATTAATTCACAAATAGTAAGTACATTTCCCTTCAAAAAACATATTGATATTGGAATGTCATAATATTCTAATCTATCTTATTACTGccacccctctctccacccccccccccacacacacacacactcacactctattTGCATATCTTATTCCTCTTTCAGCCCAAGAAAGGTGGTGGACTGTCCTTCAACTCAACATTGCCTCTCACGCAGTGCTCTGAGAAGCTGGTGCAACTTATTTTGCATGAATACAGTATCCTTTACTCATGTCCTGACGGCTCACTCAGCAGAGTGCATTGGAGAAGAACAGAAACatcttattgttcttcttaagttttcttattcttatttcttacttatacttatgtacTCATAGCCTTATACTGCAAAACATTAGAGGCTGACAATAGTTATTGAACTTAACCATATCTGTAGAAATCTTCAACGCAGAGGTTTTGTTCAGAGAGGATTGCACACCAGATGAGTTTATCGATGTCATTGTGGGAAACAGAGTTTATATGCCTTGCTTGTATGTGAGTATCAACCTGGCCTCTGACTTCAAACCCGGTGTCATCAGATGTAATTGCCATGGGATGTAATCAAAGTGTGATTGGCTAATATTAATTCATGATGGTGATCTGGGTCTGAGAAATCCATTGCCATTGCCTATCTATTGTCAGTCTGCTACAGGTGAAATTGTGACTAGATTTTCTTCATTGCTTACAGGTGTACAACAAAGTGGACCAGATCTCAATCGAGGAGGTGGACCGATTGGCTCGCAGACCAAATAGTGTGGTAATCAGGTAATTCCTCAAAGCAAACTGTTGTGGTATACCAAACAAGACGCCTGTCATGATGCCTGTCACAAAGTCCAAACATTGTAAAAGCCCCCCTATAcacctggggccgtattcacaaagaattttaaggctaaaagtagctcctaactggtgaatttaggagcaactcctaaaaataatgggcgtgtcactcccaactttaggactcctaatttttctcactaaaagtaattcacaaagcattttagacctaaaagtagcaagTAGCATAGGCATatagtgacagattaatttaataatgttgcaaagatactgcatcaatccgtatgtttcattaggctactaggctatttgttttgccttactctttattgaTTTAGGATAgtcctttttattcagttattcatcatcttccgtcctttgcactacttgtgtagcacAAGCATTCTCAGATCTGTCActtgtcactcatcatcgtaagggaggtgtttggaatcattcccgcgttacaatcatcagccaatcaaggtggccacttcagtcaagctcgtgcatgagtaatgacgtcatccatagcaacgaagactcactcttagtttaggagttgtcatgtaagggataatgtatagaacgccggtcattattgggaaaataagtcccgacagggcgaaccggaccccgacgcgcagcggaggggtcttgttccgccctgaagggacttattttcccgataatgaccgtctgctttcacttttgaatgaagttccagtccttgcgcagTAATGAAAGACGTAatttagaagcacaaaacccattttccttgacggcggtctgttatacttagcaacggtctgttattgagaattagcagactgccgaacattgggaaggcccattcaagtgaatggagcattctgcagcattatgaagagccgtgtaatcattttccttactaagagtaggtctgaaaggctttgtgaataacttttacgAGAAAACTTCTAGCTAAAATTTTTTattgcgatttaggagtactcctagtggtaagatgaaaggctttgtgaatacggcccctggttTGATACACCTGGAAGATGCATGTTCTATATTAGTTTCTGCCATCTTGCCATCTATTCAGTTATGAAACAGCAGGCTGACTCCCAGTATTGCAAGACCCATCAGGTTTtgattgtttcatttttttttatagtttatttgtttatttgtgtgtctctttgtttgTCTTTACTAGCTGTGGTATGAAACTGAATCTCGACTACCTCCTGGAACAGCTGTGGGATTACCTGGCTCTTATCTGCTTGTACACCAAGAAGAGGGGAGGTATACTGCCTTGTATACACTTATCCAGCCTAGTATTGCACTATATGGATACAAGTAGTGGGGCACTTGACCGTTGACTTTTATGACCTCCCATTCTAAATCTGTAGAGATGATCGCTATAACAGCTTCTGTTTGAGAGGAGGTATACTGCCTTGTAAATGCTTACAGAATGCCCTTAAACATGTGCTGTTGGCTGAGTCATTGTGTTGCAAATCGAACATTGTAGGTTTAATGAAGCTTATGCTAAAAAGAAAAACTGTTTATGCCAATTAGAAAATGGCAGCAGGCACAATAGGCTCCATATTTCCAGAGTTTTGTATGGTCCAAAGCAATATTGTGGCCTGTAAATTGCCACTTGTTACCCTATAAAACATGTAGCATTTCATTTCCTGTCTTATTTCAGAACGGCCCGATTTCGGAGATCCCATCATCATGAGAAGAGGGGCGTCAGTAGAACATGTGGTACGTTTGTTCTACTCTAAAagaaaacagtaaaaaaaaagaatgttgtTGGAGTTTTGGACGATAAAGGCAAGTTGTTGGATGGTTTATTCTTTTAATCATTATTTGTCTTGCAGTGTCACCGAATTCACAGAACATTAGCCAGCCAGTTCAAGTATGCCCTGGTGTGGGTACGTTATTTTCTCTGTCATCTTAGTAGGTTAtggctgtttttattttttaatgaggCCTTTAAAAAATGTTGTGAACTTTCAGGGAACGAGCACAAAGTACAGTCCACAAAGGGTGGGTCTGACACACATCATGGAGCACGAGGATGTCATCCAGATTGTGAAGAAATAAGCATTTCCTTCTCAACTCCCCACAAGAAACTCCTGTTGTCGAGGACTCTAAAGGAAATACTCTTGAGCTGTGTAATAGGCTCTGTCGACAGTTTCAGGTTTTGTGATTAAGATCTAAGAGGTCAGATACTGGACATATCTGAGCAGATGAGAAAAGCAAAAGAAATATGAGCATTGACACATGCAATGTGTTGACAAAAGGACTGTAAAAATAAATTTCACCTAATTTGGTTCTCTGATTTAAAAGTGAATTTTTCTCTACTGTACCCGTTTCTACCATGTTGATATGACTCTTAAGACATGATTCATTATCTACAAATACTGATAATAAGTAAGCCAAGGTGGTAAATTATGGCACCTCAAAAGCATTCAGATCCACATATAATATGCTGCTTCGCTTTTCTGGTTCACAGGAAAGTAGTGAAGAATTGCTCTGATGCATCTGTCATGTGCATCATAGTGCAATACACATACAGTTAAAATGTTCTATTTTTGCCAAGCACAAGGAAGACCATTGCTGCGTTCTATGTAGATAGGATGtcagacctgcacacacagaagGTCAGTTCCTTGAGATGCTCTACACACTAAAttgacacacaatacacacaaattATATTATGCAGTACCCATTGTATTTTAAAACCATGCAAGGAGCACCGGGCTGATTTTGTCAAGTGTCAATAAACAAGAAAAAGAGTGTCTGATGTATTTGAAAAATGACTGGTAAAGCAAATCAGATCCCATGTTCTTGTGTCTTTGATCAGTTGGGTTACCTCTTTTCgattgtgtgtgttcagaggatGAGGTTCGTCACAGAAGCCCTGTGATCACTGTGTTACTCGCATTTGGCTTGAGACCATTTGAGCGGCTTGCTAAAGTAGGTCTCTAATCTTGCCTGAAGGCTTGCCTGGAATGCCATGAGTGTGCCAGGACTCCATTGAATTTTCATAATCTATCCATTTACATTACAAACTAACAAACCAACTGTGTTTGAGTCTATGAATACCCTGAGGGCCTTTCAGGTATTGGGTTATTTGCCGATGTTGCTGCATCATTTCAAACTATCTGTGTATGAACTGGTCAATAAAACGGGAAGACTGTTACGACATTTGGATTGTATTGCATGGGATGGCATTCAAGCTGTTACCCCTACCTCTCTGCTGTTACAGTATAATGCATTCTGTTCTTGTTCCATTCTTATCCCATTCTATTTAAAAAGATAAAATAAGCTAAGACATTTAATCCCACACTGGAGAAATGTACTTCTTGACAAAGATTCATTGCATCACGCATGTGGGTCCTGAACAATAAGAATACTGGTCATCTATATTAAAATACCTTTGATGAACCCCACTTGAGGCTTAGAATGCAATCTAATAAACTCCACTCTCTATTTAATCACCTCAAATTAATCATAAACTAGCAGTCTAGCCTAGCCCACTCCAGTCTCTGGTAGGCTGTTACATCACACTCCTCAGGTTAAGCTCCCAACACTTTTAAAGAGCGTGTCCTCTTTAATGCTCACACCATGCCAATGCCATCCTCTAACGGTACTCATTTGAAACCTGGAGCTGCCGCTTCTATTCAGGAAGAGAAAACAAGCATAATAGGCCTCATTAAAAATTTATTCGAAGCCACTCGGGCTTTACAACCCGCTGGGCAAGTGTGGAGCTTGGGAGTTGCAAGCCTCCGGGAAACGGTCACATTGTTGGCCTTTCTCTGCATGGACTCGTTGGTAGTTCTGAGGTGTGCGTGTGCTTTTTTTGCCGGCTAGGCACAATGGAGAGGCATTGCTTTGGAATTACCTGATGGGACGCTCGTGATGTTATGACGAAAGTGAACTGAAGGGAAAGGGGTTACTAAGGTAAGATCAGTTAAAGCCCACAACACTGTCCTCTATTGTAGGCCGAGGCATGATACTTGATGCTAGGCCCAGATGGCTCATGCCccgtgtgtgttggggagagtAGCCTAGGCCTTGTGTGCACTGTGGACCGTTAAAGAGATGCACTGGAAAGCACATAGCCTATTTGCTGTCATAGTTTTGTTTTATtaccgaggtgaagttagtttgatattcGATATTCGGACATTCGACAGATATTCAATTTTGTTTTAATGCAGCCGGTTTCACcccgtgtttgcagacaatgtacaaacagatgacctgtctacttgctcccagccgacctacttagggaccgtctataaagtaccttctgaattaccttcatagtcttttttgtcaatggctttgacatcatgtgacctagtgactccaaactaatgcagaatagttatcctatatgggactcatcagacacacctctttctaTAACCATTGAATGCACACtctattttatattaatattttaaagacATCGTTTCCTATGGAAACTGTTTTTTTCTCAATACCTTCCATATAATAGTAGATGCCAAATAATTTTAATATTGAGGTGTGTCTGATATTTATTGATCTGTGTTGTCTAGGACCCCGCATATGGCAGCTATTGAGCAAAAAGCTGTTTTCCATGGGAAATAAATGTGattcttaaaaaaaattaaatataatagttcatgcaaaatattatttCACATTGACGTGTGTCTGATTAGTATCACATAGCAGAACATTGGTATTGTTATTGAGCACAAAGCAGCTTCCATAGGAAACAAATTGGTTTTCTTTAagaaattaatataaaatagTATGTGCAAAAATCATAGTAATTtgaggtgtgtctgattagtcccatataggataactattctgcattggtttggaataATAGGATAATTATTCTATATTGGTTTGGAGTCTCTAGGTCACACGGCTTATTGAAAAAATGAGACCATTCATGATggcaaataatgtattttctttaaaatattcatataaaatacagtgtgcatacagtgactatAAGAAGAGGTGTGTCTTATTAGTCCCacataggataactattctgcattggtttggagtccctaggtcacatggcttgggaggtattgaaaaaaaggagacagtttctttgagatcaacatacgctgcgcggcggtcatcataatgtattttctttaaagaaTTTAAGAATTATATGAAGGTAATTCAGAAGGTACTTTATAGACGGTCCCTAAGTAGGTcggctgggagcaagtagacaggtcatctgtttgtacattgtctgcaaacacggggtgaaaccggccacattaaaaaaaaaaagaatatctgTCCAATAtccgaatatcaaatatcaaactaacttcacctcggttGTTTTATTTAGGCAACAAAGAGGAGCTCATCAACTATTGTGTATCTCATGGGTTGACATGGAAGATTATTATGTGTATGAAAGGAcatatgaaagaaaaaaagaatatgaCTATTCCATATCTTCTTAAATTTGTAATACCAGTTGTCTGCCTCGGAAATTGTAGCCTACCCAATAATTGTCATTATGATAAGTCCTAGCTAAAATCTATGCAGTGTTGTGTCAGGCTGTTTAGAACTTATTACTTATGCTGAGGTTGATTTCCTTTGCACACCTTTCAGAGGTTAACGCAAGATACAACTCATGATATGGGAGCGACCTTACCTGGTTGATGCTCTGTGAAAGAGTTTGTTaggtttctttctgtgtgtgtggcatgaagAAAAGGTCAACACAGCCTATATTTATATGAACATGCAACATGGGTGTGTTATCTTGATGATGGTAAGCTTGCTTCTTATGGTCCTGATGaacttttaacattttttttattgactttGGCGGCCTAATGTTGTATACAAATGGAAAGAAACAGACCATTTTTGTTATTTATCTGAAAGCAAAACAGGTGTGTGGTATCCAcctcaattatttattttttttaaatgaacacaTCAGTACTACAGTAATAAAACATCAATAGTATAAATGTGTGATGATACATTTTTCAATTTCTGCAGAGGTTTGTGGCGCTTTCTACAATGGATATTTTTGTAATATGTTTGGCTTTGTAAATAAATGATTCATGATGGAAGCGCACATATGGCGTGTGGTTTTGCTGCCACCTGCTGCATCTGCCTTTGGATACATTCTGTCTGTGGTCTTCCACTGGGAGAGACATGAGTCAGAAGGCCCCAGGTGTGTTTTAAGTAATCTTGGACACATTcactcatttctttttttccatccatccatccattcattcataaaGCATAAACTGCTGCATGTGGATTTTATGGCATCTTAATAGTTTTTGTGTCTTGCTGGCATCTGGAACTCTGCTAACTGAAACTAACTCCAAAATGCTTCTGTATTTTTCTTTGTGATTGTTGTGTACATGTACGCTTATATCAAAAGAGGACAAGAGATTATCCGCACACCAGATAGCTCCCAGTCATAATCTTTTTTATTGTACTTTTATTGATACTCTCCTACTGGATCCTACTGGAGCCTCCCTTTAATGTCCACTCAATACCACTCAAGCCATCTGCTGCTGGGCCCCTTTGTGTGGATGCAAAACTAGGCACTTGGGCctttgtgttttttcccctctttctttcagGGCCTCTGTCGTGGGCCTTTGAGAAAAACAAATCATGGTTAGTCAGACCTGCGTGACCATGGCTGTGTTGTCTGCTATTCAGACGGCTATTAAGCAACAATAAGAGCTGCCTCCTGTGTGATTCTGTTGATTATTACTTACCTGAGAGCAAAGGCCTGTGGGCTAGTGGGGATCACGTCTCAACTAATGAGCCACAAAGTGTCCTGTTTGTTTAGCAACCTGACTAGACTGTGTGCTACTGTCAGTGATGATGCtcccagagaagagaagagacccAAGTGTGTTGTCGTGTTTACTCTGAGCTCTTATGTTCACCATCTATCCCTAAATGCCATAGATGCACATTTCGCTCTGGTTTTGatgggaaagaaaagaaagtgtgtttgtcCAGGCCATTGTGTCGTGGTGGCGTTTTCATGtaatgaatgtgagtgtgtaggCTGGCCGAGGGAAGGCCCACGTATTGCTGAAGTCATTCATTCAAACAGAGAGGGTGGACTCAAAcgtcaaatatattttattgcaTGGCACATAAAAGAAGGAGAGTAGGGGGCGAGAGCCTGTCGATTTTACACAGCAGTGAAAGAGTCCATACAGAGCTATATTGGCTAATAGGGTCTTCTTCTTTTGCCGTTCTGTTTGGTTTTGTGAAAAATTTGACTGGACTTGATGAGTGAGAACACTAAGGTAAGACAGAGGGAAGATGGGGGAGATTTTACATGTAgattgtatatgtatatttctAGGTTAAGTCTCTGATTGCAATTGTGGCAGACAGTTGTGTCTGAATGGTGAGAAGTGGGCTGACTTGAACTTGACAGACAGATGATATAGATTTGGTGCATTTATGAAGGCAATTATCATACTTCATCTCTAACATGAGTATATGTACAATCGGGTATGTTTCCATATTCTTTATGCATTTTCATTATGTGCTAAACAACAGCTTACAGTTCTTCTCTAAAAAGGATTTCTTGAAATGATGCATCCATttctcaaaactctaaacaccaTAACTACACACTGAACTCTGAGAGTCAAAACTAAACTCCACTCAAAACCATTCATTCAtgctgaaaaacaaatgttgCCTTCAGACTTGACGCACAAAGCACACACTACAACATAGTCTTACACATTGGTGAGATCAATTTAAAACACTACTGCATGCAATGAGTATGGtccttatgttttttttccccacacaACAACCTCTTCACATGATGCACATAATAAACAACACAAATAGTAAGAATTAAACAAAAAACAGTAATTCAGTGGAAAAAGTGCTACGCTACTGTACAGGTACCAGTGttgtaccgtaatttcccaactattagctgagATTTCATAATTTCTTCAGCTGtgaggttaatacatggggcagttaatatggtattgatatgttttttttttaaattatttttgcataaaacactgtcctgcggttcaTACCCAATTTGGCTaatacaggaaattactgtactcGAGACTGGTCTTGGCCTCAAGATCACTTTTACGTGTTGTCGGTCTGGTCTTGGAATTGACTTTATTTTGACTCTGCCTTGTCTTGGTCTCTTTACAAAGAGGAGTTGTGGGGTTTTTGtatttcaagtttttttttatttcaagttCAGGCAAGACCGCTCATCACAAAGCTTTAAGATAACGCAGTACTACGATTGGATGTATAACGTCCTTCTTCTGATGCAACTAATAAGATGCatttaattagatttttttttctaaatggcTGTTTCTTGCGCTCCCAACATcccttcacccacacacactcagtcagtcagtcagtaatTAGGATCAAGAATGTCAGCAAAATTGCTATGTTTAAATTCACATTTGTTAGTCATAAAGAATTGATTTGCAAACtcacacaaaagaaaataaaaaaaacagtaattaCTGTAATGCAGTTGCTATACCAGTGCTTTTCACCAATTCAGAGGAAATGTTaaggacatactgtatgtcctgtGATGCATATTGTTGAAAGTTTACCATGATGATATAGATTTTAGGCCATATAGGCAAGCCGAAATATGTTCCATATTTAGTAAGTCATGTCATCCCATGTAGACTCAAACATTAGTCTGTTTCTGGTctttttcttcttattcttcagTCTTAATACCTTCTAGTCTCAGTTTAAGTGGTCTTGACTACATCACTGAAATGTAATGCTAACATGTGATTTATATGTAAAGAATGTGTAAAACAGTCAAACAATTAGCATAATATATTTTCCCATATACAATAATGGAAAAAACGATCATACCTAACAAAAGATTAGGATTGGTGTATCTAGAAATGTGTCTGTCTTTTGGTAAATGGTGGTGGTTTTGAATTTAAGCCTGGTAATAATGTTTTAAATAATCGAGAAAACTTTTATTAGTGTGATGAGCTTAgttgtacagtacatgtaaaaatgaatggt
This window encodes:
- the drg2 gene encoding developmentally-regulated GTP-binding protein 2, translated to MGILEKIAEIEREISRTQKNKATEYHLGLLKAKLAKYRAQLLEPSKSAGAKGEGFDVMKSGDARVALIGFPSVGKSTFLSLMTSTESEAASYEFTTLTCIPGVITYKGANIQLLDLPGIIEGAAQGKGRGRQVIAVARTADVVIMMLDATKGDVQRVLLEKELESVGIRLNTSKPNIYFKPKKGGGLSFNSTLPLTQCSEKLVQLILHEYKIFNAEVLFREDCTPDEFIDVIVGNRVYMPCLYVYNKVDQISIEEVDRLARRPNSVVISCGMKLNLDYLLEQLWDYLALICLYTKKRGERPDFGDPIIMRRGASVEHVCHRIHRTLASQFKYALVWGTSTKYSPQRVGLTHIMEHEDVIQIVKK